In Vibrio sp. STUT-A11, a genomic segment contains:
- a CDS encoding LacI family DNA-binding transcriptional regulator — MAVTFKDVARLAGVSTQTVSRVTNGADNVAEETRKRVNNAIKKLGYVPNKGAQMLSRAKSRIIGIVSLDISLHGVALIANGIRNQAHEMGYATALTVLSENSIDEFRGAIRELIAQQVDVIIINAPVARDTAECLVEQFSQLTMVFIDVPEGTLVNHVSCDHKTGAYLAVSHLINQKREAFVCISGPEASTASMLRYKEWGAQIQQHGLTLAAFYEGDWQAASGYNAIKDAVLKGISFDAVLVANDQMALGVLCALSEVSINVPKTVSVVGFDGIQDSQFFSPPLTTVKQDFNELGRKAVKLVLSQVEKGAGIISEVLPVSLVVRQSSGEKLNALYDKQSVLNYLENIRRLLP, encoded by the coding sequence ATGGCTGTTACTTTTAAAGATGTCGCACGTTTAGCGGGGGTTTCAACACAAACTGTATCACGTGTAACCAATGGTGCAGATAACGTGGCGGAAGAAACTCGTAAACGAGTGAATAATGCGATCAAAAAGCTTGGCTACGTGCCGAACAAAGGTGCACAAATGCTTAGCCGAGCCAAATCACGCATTATCGGCATTGTCTCTTTGGATATATCGCTGCATGGTGTGGCATTAATCGCCAACGGCATTCGTAACCAAGCTCACGAGATGGGTTATGCGACTGCGCTGACAGTATTAAGTGAAAATTCCATAGATGAATTTCGAGGAGCAATTCGAGAACTGATCGCTCAACAAGTTGATGTCATTATTATCAATGCGCCCGTAGCACGAGATACGGCGGAGTGCCTTGTCGAGCAGTTCAGTCAACTCACAATGGTATTTATTGATGTTCCTGAGGGGACATTGGTTAATCACGTAAGTTGTGACCACAAAACGGGAGCGTACCTCGCCGTATCTCATTTGATTAATCAAAAGCGCGAAGCTTTTGTGTGTATTTCAGGGCCAGAAGCATCGACGGCCTCGATGCTACGATACAAAGAATGGGGGGCCCAAATCCAGCAACATGGGCTTACACTAGCTGCTTTCTACGAGGGTGATTGGCAAGCCGCCAGTGGCTACAATGCAATTAAAGATGCAGTGCTAAAAGGTATATCTTTTGATGCGGTCTTAGTCGCCAATGACCAGATGGCGCTGGGCGTATTGTGTGCGCTTTCCGAAGTGAGCATTAATGTTCCTAAAACCGTGTCCGTAGTTGGGTTTGATGGTATTCAGGACAGTCAATTTTTCTCACCTCCTTTGACAACGGTTAAACAAGACTTTAACGAACTCGGGCGTAAGGCGGTCAAATTGGTCCTAAGCCAGGTGGAGAAGGGAGCGGGAATTATCTCTGAAGTATTGCCCGTTAGTTTGGTGGTGAGGCAAAGTTCAGGTGAAAAATTGAATGCTTTGTATGATAAGCAGTCAGTGCTTAATTATCTGGAAAACATTCGTCGCCTATTGCCCTAA